CTGGCCCTGATCGTGGCGGGCGTCCTGTGGGCCGGCATGAGCTGACGGCCTAAAAGCAAGAACCCCCGCGCGGGGCGGGGGTTTTCCTGGTGGGTCGTGTAGGACTTGAACCTACAACCCGCTGATTAAAAGTCAGCGTGCGGCCTTCCTGGGGTGTTCGGAGATCATGCGAGAGTGTCCGGGATTGTACGTCCTGAACGGCGTTTAAGCCTCTTCGCTTCGCCGGGATAGATCGGGGTAGATCGGCGTTATTCGGGGCCGTATGGGTCACGTTTGGGCCACGGGGCCGGACGCGGGAAGCATGGTGTACACGCTGACAATTGGTCATTCATGCGTAATCGTCCGGGAATCTGCTACCGTATACGCATGAAGCCGCTCGCCCCACTGAACGAGATACGCGCGCCGTATCTGGCATATGTGGTGCGGGCCGTCGCGTGGCAGGAGCTGCGGTACGACACGGCGGCAGCTACTTTCAGCATGAAGGTACTTCGCCCTATTGCCTGCTTTGATTTATTTTCAGGCGGAAGTGGCCTTTGCTTTGACGCCGCAAAATCAGAAGCGGCGCTAGAAAACATAGTTGCGCCTTCTAGGTCAAAACTTGGACCGTCCCGCAAGTGGCGCAGTTCGGAAAGGCTGCAAAGCGCAAAGCGTAGATTCTACAAGGCCCTGCAAGGACTGTGCAGGGATTTGGAAGCTCTGGGCGGGAAAGTCAGTAGGGTAGTTGCCAAAAAGCTGTGGAATATCGCAATCGGGCGCAAGAGGACTACCTTCCCTGCTGGCCGTAGGGGAATCCAGAAAACCCTGTACATCTTGTACCGATGGGTAGCAATCCAGCGCAATGAGAAGAATCGAGCCGCGCGCAGAATCACTCGGCTCAGCTACGCACCTGCGGTTGATGACAATTTGGGGCAAGTGGAAGCTGTCATGTGGAAACAGTCAGAACAGATTGTTAAGCCTCCGCTGTATGTTTGGCCCCGGCCCCCATCCTGTCCTCTTGCCCCCCCTGTGGCCTGAACGCCGGGCCGCTTCGAGTGTGGCGAAGCGGTAAGCGGTAGGCCCGGCCCTGCCTGACGTGCGCCCCCTTCCTTCCTGGAAGGCGCGGCCCCTCAGACATTGAACCTTGCCCCCTGTGGGGCAGGGCAGGGGAACACATGACCCAATCCGCATTGAACGTGCCGCACGAAGACGGCGAAGCCCTGTACACCCCCGCGCAGCTGCTTAAGCGGTCCCGCCTTCCCCGTGACTTCGTTTACACCGCTCTGAAGAGTGGGGAGCTGACCGCATACAACGCCGGTCGGCAGTCCCGGCCCCGGTATTACGTGCGCTGGGCTGACTTCCTGACGTGGCGTGAGACTCTGCGCGTGACGGTGCAAAAGTGAAGCCCGGCGTGCAGGCCGGGCGTCAGGGGGAAGCGGGCGGGCTTCGAGTGCATCATAACGCCCGCGTGCGGCCCGCGCGGCGCACCTTCGCCGGGGGTGTCTGGTGAGCGCCCTGACCCGTGCCCTCGAGGCGCTGACGCCCGGCGCAGTGCTTCGGAACTTGGCCGCGTACCTGGGCAAGAGTGCCCCGCACCTGCACAGTGAAGCGCGGGGCGAAGTGTGCGACTTCCGGCCCGGTCAGGAAGAGGAAAACCCGTCCCTGTCCTACAAGGCAGGGAATGGGGGGCCGATCTTCCACAGGTTCGGCGGTGACGGCTTCGGCAGTGACGAACGCAAGGGCGGCACGCTGGCGTTCCTGGAATCTGCCGGGATACCGCGCGAGGAAGCAAAGCGCCTGATCTTCGAGTGGGCGGGCGTGAAAGATGAACCCGGCGAAAGGGGAACGGTCCCCAGCTCGAGGCCTGCACCTGTGGACCCGAAGGCGGCGCGGCTGGCGAAGGCTGACGCGGCCCTGTCGAAACTGCGCCCGCTCGAAGCCGGGAATCACGGCGCGGCCCTGCGCGGCTGGGAACGCCTGCAAGCCGGGGACACGCACCCCGAAGCGCTCGAGCTGGCCCGGCGCGGCCTGACCCCGGCCCTGGCGTCCGGTCTGCTGACCGCGTACCGCTGGACAGGGAAGGTACAGGGCGGGAAGGCCCGCCCCCTGTCCCGGCACATCCTGCCCGGCGCGGTGGCCTTCGAGGTCACGGGACCGGACGGGACGCCCTGGGCGGTGAAGGCCCGGAACCCCGGAGATAAGGCGGCAATCAAGGCGGCGAATACGCAGCGGTATGTGTACGTGGGGCGGGGCCAGTCCACCCCGGCCATGTGCGGCCCCGGTCAGGAAGGCGCGGCCCGGTTCCTGATCGTGGAAGGGGAACTGAACGCGGTCGCGTGCCTGCTGATGCTGGGGGCCGTGGCCCCGCTCGAGGCGGCGCGCGGCTGGGCTGTGCAGGGCGTGGCGTCAGCGTCAGCCCTGCCCCACGTGGCCCACCTTCCGGCCGGCGCACAGGTGTACGTGTACGCAGACCCTGACGAAGAGGGCGAAGCGGCCCGCACGAAATGGGCGGAGCTGCTGACCGCGCGGGGGTGCCAGGTCTTCCAGGTGGGCGGGGACGTTTCCCCCTTCGCCGTGGAAGGGAAGGCGGATGCTGACGCCTGTGACGCCCTGGGCACCGTGGGCCAGGGCGCAGACCCCGAAGGGCACGCGGCCCACGTGGGCGCGCGGTTGCTCGAGGCGGTGGAAGCGGCGCGGCCCTGGAAGCCGGAACCGGCGCAGGAAGACGCGGCGCAGGTGACGGGCGAAGACCGGCCCGCATGGTGTGAACCTGGGGACGTGCCCACCGGCCCCCGCATGGCCTACGGGGTGCGCGGTGGGAAGCTCGCAGCGCTGACCCTCAAGAAAGAGGACGGCGAAGAGTGGGTCAGCCCTGAAACGCTCGCAGACTTCACGGCATTCATCACAGCGGAAGTGATCGAAGAGGACGGCAGCGGGGACGCGCGGCGCGTCTTCCAGATCGAAGGCCACAGGCCGGACGGCGCGCCCCTCTTCCCGCCCACGGTGACGGTCACCACTGCCGAGTTTTCCGGCATGGCGTGGCCCGTGGCGAAGTGGGGCGGGGAAGCCCGGTTGCCCGCCGGGAACGGCAAGAAAGACAAAGCACGGGACGCCGTTCAAGTCCTGAGCAACGCACGCGGCTACCCGCGCCGGACGGTGTACCAGCACACGGGATGGATCCAACACCCGGAGCATGGGCCGGTGTACCTGAGTGCCGGCGCCGTGATCGGCGCGCGGGGCGGCGTGCCGGGCGTCAGCGTGGAACTCACGGGGCGGCTGTCGGCTTACGCCCTGCCTGACCCCGTGCGCCTGGAAGACGGCACGCCCCGCCCGGCGGAAGACCTGCGCGCGGCCGTGCGGGCGTCCCTGGCCCTGCTCGAGCTGGCCCCGGATACGGTGGGCGTCCCGCTGCTCGGGGCGGCGTACCGGGCGGCGCTGGGTCAGGCTGACTTCGTGGTGTGGACGGTCGGCGAGACGGGAAGGCATAAGACCGCGTTCATGGGTCTGGTCATGGCCCACTACGGGGCGCGGTGGGGCCGGAAGTTCCTTCCTGATGGGTGGAACTCGTCGGCGAACGCCCTGGAAAGTAACGCCTTCCGGGTGAAGGATGCGCTGTTCGTGATTGATGACTTCAAGCCGTCCGGCAGTGCCGGGGACCGGGCGAAGATGGACGGCACGGCGCGCCGCATCATCTCGGGTCAGGCAGACGGGGCAGGGCGGGCCACGCTGACCGCTGACCGGAAAACGCGGGTGGCGCTGTACCCGCGCGGTCTGATCGCGTCTTCGGCCGAAGACCTGCCCCGCGTTCACAGTGACCGGGCGCGGTTGGTGATGGTGGAAGTCCTGCGCCCCCTGATTGACTCTGATCCGAAGTCGAAGGCGTACTACCGCGGCGAAGAGAACGGGGTAAACGGCGTGTACGCCCTGGCCCTGGCTGGCTTCATTCAGGGTGCGGCCGCTTCCTGGGATGCGGTGCGGGCGGGCGGCGCGGCGCACGGCGCGCGGGTACGTGCCCTGTCGGCACACTTCCAGGGCGCGCACGGGCGCACGGGGGACAACAATGCAGAACTGGCCTACGGCTGGGAAGTGTTTCTTTCCTTCGCCCTCCAGGTGGGCGCGGTCGGTGAGGCGGAAGCCCTGGCCCTGTGGGAACGGGTGGGGGAAGCCCTGCGGGCCACGGCGCGGGATCAGGGGGAACACCTGCGGGAAGCTGACCCGGTGGCCCGCGCCCTGGCCCTGCTGTCCGGCCTACTCGCACAGGGCCGCGTGTACCTCGAAGACCTGCGCCGGGGCGGCGCGCCTGACGCTGACGCGGCCCCCCTGTGCGGGTGGCAGCGGCGCGCGTTCCAGGGAATGCACGGCGAAGAGGAAACATTCACCACGAAGCCCGGCGCGGTCATGGTCGGCTACCACGTTCACGAAGGCGGGCACGATTGGGCGTGCTTCCTGCCGGACGGCACGCACGAAGCCCTGCAACGGGCGGCGCAGGGTCAGGCGGGCGCGGCCCTGCCGGACGCCGGGAAGCTGTGGGGGAACATGCGGGACCGCCTGCACAGCGCGGGCCTGATGCGCTGCGAGGCGGAAGCCGGGGGGCGGGTGCGGGCCACGGCGAAGAGGAAAACACCGGACAGTCAGCGTAAGCACCTGCTGATGCTTCGCCTTCCCCTGGGTGACTCTTATGAATCTGTGGGGACTCTGGGGACTCTGGGGACACAGGGCGAAGAAAGCGCGACTACCACGGCATTTAACTGTGTCCCCAACTTAAATTATTTCTCTTATGAATTGGGGACTTTGGGGACTCTAGGTAAGGAAGAGGCGTTTTCCTCTTCGCCGGTCACCCCTGCCCCCACCCCCCGCGCCCTGACGCTCGAAGACCTGGAAGGGTACGGCGAAGGCGAAGACCTGCCCGGCGTGGTGACCCTGTGACGGGGGCCGCTGTGCCCGCCCTGCTGTCCCGCCTAGAGGCGAAGGGGGCGCGCCTGGAAGTGCAGGGCGGCGCGCTGATCCTGACCGGCAAGCGCCCCCCGGCTGACCTGCTGAACGAAGTCCGGGACCGGAAGGCGGAAGTGCTGGCGTGGCTGACCGCGCCGGATGCCGGGGCAGAGGTTGTTACACGAATTAACAACCTCTGCCCCCCCGAAGACCCGGCCCCCCTGACCGTTCCCTCTTCGCCGGACCCCGTGCCCGCCCCTGGGGAGGTTGTCGGCGGGTGCGACAACCTGCCCCCGGTGGCCCGTGGCGTCCCGCTCGAAGAGGCCCGCGCCCGGAACGCCCACGCGGCAACCCTGCCCGGTCACTGCGGAAGCTGTGCGCGTGCCGTCCCTGCCCCGGAGTGGGGGCCGGGCATGGTGACGTGCGCCTGTCCCCCGGCGGCGTGGAAGCCCGTGCCGCCCCCGCTGGCCCTGCACCCCGCCTGCCGGTGCGGTGCGTACCTCACGGACGGCGAAGACGTGGGCCGGGGCTGGAAGGCCAGGGCGGCGGCGCGGCCCACGCGGGGCACCCTGCGCGCGGCCCGTCCGGCGGGCTGGGATGACCTGCCCGGCCTGGAAGGGGGCGCGGCGTGACCGGCCTACAGTGGGCGGTCCTGACGGCCTACGCGCGCACCCTGCCCACGGGCAGCGCGGCCCGGTGTGCGCTCGAAGAGGCGACGGCGGCGGGTACGCCCGCCCCGGCGGCGCAGCGGGTGGCGCTCGAGGTGGCCCGGCAGTCCGGCATGGTGGAAGCCGGGCGGGTCACTGAGTGGGGCCGGTCGGCCGCGCGGGTGTACCTGTCCCGGCTGGGCATCCCGGCGAAGAGGGAACTATGAAGGGGGACGCCCTGCCCGCCCACGCGCACGCCCTGGCCCTGATGCTCTGCCACTGCGAACATGCCGCGCCCCTGAGCGTCCGGGCCGCGTGGCTGGCCTTCCTTCGCCGTCACGAAGGGCACCCCGAAGACCTGCGCCGCGCCCTGCAAGATGCCCGCGCCGCCGGGCACGTCCGGGCCGGTCAGCTCACCCCGGCGGGCGTCCGGGTGGCCCTGCAAGCCCTGGGGGGCGGCGCTGTCCCCCCCCCGCTCTATACGCGGCCCCTCGAAGACCGGGGCCGGGAGGTCAGATCATGGCAAACCCTAACCCTGTGGAAGCCCGGAAGGCGAAACG
The DNA window shown above is from Deinococcus sp. LM3 and carries:
- a CDS encoding toprim domain-containing protein; this translates as MSALTRALEALTPGAVLRNLAAYLGKSAPHLHSEARGEVCDFRPGQEEENPSLSYKAGNGGPIFHRFGGDGFGSDERKGGTLAFLESAGIPREEAKRLIFEWAGVKDEPGERGTVPSSRPAPVDPKAARLAKADAALSKLRPLEAGNHGAALRGWERLQAGDTHPEALELARRGLTPALASGLLTAYRWTGKVQGGKARPLSRHILPGAVAFEVTGPDGTPWAVKARNPGDKAAIKAANTQRYVYVGRGQSTPAMCGPGQEGAARFLIVEGELNAVACLLMLGAVAPLEAARGWAVQGVASASALPHVAHLPAGAQVYVYADPDEEGEAARTKWAELLTARGCQVFQVGGDVSPFAVEGKADADACDALGTVGQGADPEGHAAHVGARLLEAVEAARPWKPEPAQEDAAQVTGEDRPAWCEPGDVPTGPRMAYGVRGGKLAALTLKKEDGEEWVSPETLADFTAFITAEVIEEDGSGDARRVFQIEGHRPDGAPLFPPTVTVTTAEFSGMAWPVAKWGGEARLPAGNGKKDKARDAVQVLSNARGYPRRTVYQHTGWIQHPEHGPVYLSAGAVIGARGGVPGVSVELTGRLSAYALPDPVRLEDGTPRPAEDLRAAVRASLALLELAPDTVGVPLLGAAYRAALGQADFVVWTVGETGRHKTAFMGLVMAHYGARWGRKFLPDGWNSSANALESNAFRVKDALFVIDDFKPSGSAGDRAKMDGTARRIISGQADGAGRATLTADRKTRVALYPRGLIASSAEDLPRVHSDRARLVMVEVLRPLIDSDPKSKAYYRGEENGVNGVYALALAGFIQGAAASWDAVRAGGAAHGARVRALSAHFQGAHGRTGDNNAELAYGWEVFLSFALQVGAVGEAEALALWERVGEALRATARDQGEHLREADPVARALALLSGLLAQGRVYLEDLRRGGAPDADAAPLCGWQRRAFQGMHGEEETFTTKPGAVMVGYHVHEGGHDWACFLPDGTHEALQRAAQGQAGAALPDAGKLWGNMRDRLHSAGLMRCEAEAGGRVRATAKRKTPDSQRKHLLMLRLPLGDSYESVGTLGTLGTQGEESATTTAFNCVPNLNYFSYELGTLGTLGKEEAFSSSPVTPAPTPRALTLEDLEGYGEGEDLPGVVTL